One Tursiops truncatus isolate mTurTru1 chromosome 3, mTurTru1.mat.Y, whole genome shotgun sequence DNA segment encodes these proteins:
- the ANKRD34B gene encoding ankyrin repeat domain-containing protein 34B, with translation MDEGIEISSDGNSLIKAVHQSRLRLTRLLLEGGAYINESNDRGETPLMIACKTRHVDHQSVSKAKMVKYLLENNADPNIQDKSGKTALMHACLEKAGPEVVSLLLESGADLSLQDHSSYSALVYAVNSEDRETLKVLLSACKAKGKEVIIIMTAKSPCGRHTTKQYLNMPPVDMDGCYSPATCATPSAIDLKTASLPLSHSSETEMTLFACKDLEPTGSSDDMGDPSSPLRKPCVAPNGPKLPQAPHWIKSAPSLKHQNRVASLQEELQDITPEEELSYKTTGLALSKRFITRHQSIDIKDTAHLLRAFDQASSRKMSSEEINYQSFFSEGNQQCVGIPVDQDPDSNQTIFTSTLRSIVQKRNSGANHYSSDSQLSAGLIPATLDDGKTLIGKKKILSPSSSLLSGSKELLENIPPGPLSRRNHALLERRGSGAFPLDHSITQTRPGFLPPLNVNPHPPISDINVSNKISSLLSCGQKMLMPTVPIFPKEFKSKKMLLRRQSLQTEQIKQLVNF, from the coding sequence ATGGATGAAGGTATAGAAATTTCCAGTGATGGAAATTCCCTGATCAAAGCGGTCCATCAGAGCCGGCTTCGCCTTACAAGACTCTTGCTGGAAGGCGGCGCCTACATTAATGAGAGCAATGACCGAGGGGAAACACCTTTAATGATTGCTTGTAAGACCAGACATGTTGATCACCAGAGCGTCAGTAAAGCCAAAATGGTTAAATACCTATTAGAAAACAATGCTGATCCCAACATACAGGACAAATCCGGGAAAACTGCTTTGATGCATGCTTGCTTAGAAAAAGCTGGTCCTGAAGTTGTTTCTTTGCTCCTAGAGAGTGGGGCTGACCTCAGCTTGCAAGACCACTCTAGTTACTCGGCCCTTGTTTATGCTGTTAATTCGGAAGACAGAGAGACCCTGAAAGTCCTACTTAGTGCTTGCAAGGCAAAAGGGAAAGAGGTCATTATCATAATGACAGCAAAATCGCCCTGTGGCAGGCACACGACCAAACAGTACTTAAATATGCCTCCTGTGGATATGGATGGGTGTTATTCCCCAGCCACCTGTGCCACTCCTTCAGCAATAGACCTAAAAACAGCCTCATTGCCACTATCACATTCTTCTGAAACTGAAATGACACTTTTTGCCTGTAAAGATCTGGAACCCACAGGAAGCAGTGATGATATGGGGGACCCAAGCTCCCCCTTGAGGAAGCCTTGCGTGGCCCCTAACGGGCCGAAGCTACCTCAGGCTCCACACTGGATCAAGAGTGCCCCCTCATTAAAGCACCAGAACAGAGTGGCCTCCTTACAAGAGGAGCTCCAGGATATTACTCCAGAGGAAGAATTATCCTACAAAACCACTGGGCTGGCCCTTTCCAAGCGATTCATCACTAGGCACCAAAGTATTGATATAAAAGACACTGCACATTTGTTAAGAGCCTTTGACCAGGCCAGCTCAAGAAAGATGTCATCTGAGGAAATAAATTATCAATCATTTTTTTCAGAAGGAAATCAGCAATGCGTTGGCATCCCAGTTGACCAGGACCCAGACTCTAACCAGACAATATTTACTTCCACCTTAAGAAGTATAGTTCAAAAAAGAAACTCAGGAGCAAATCACTATAGCTCTGATTCCCAGCTCTCAGCTGGTCTCATCCCTGCAACTTTAGATGATGGCAAAACActtataggaaagaaaaagatcctCTCACCATCTTCTTCTTTGTTGTCAGGATCCAAAGAATTGTTGGAGAATATCCCACCAGGTCCCCTGAGCAGGAGAAATCATGCCCTTTTAGAAAGGCGTGGCTCGGGAGCTTTCCCTTTAGATCACAGCATTACACAAACCAGACCAGGATTTCTGCCACCCTTAAATGTGAATCCTCACCCTCCCATCTCAGATATCAATGTCAGCAACAAGATTTCCAGCCTTCTTTCTTGTGGTCAAAAAATGCTTATGCCAACAGTTCCTATTTTCCCCAAAgaattcaaaagtaaaaaaatgttgTTAAGGAGACAATCATTGCAAACAGAACAAATTAAGCAATTAGTAAATTTTTAA